In a single window of the Astyanax mexicanus isolate ESR-SI-001 unplaced genomic scaffold, AstMex3_surface scaffold_34, whole genome shotgun sequence genome:
- the LOC111188256 gene encoding zinc finger protein 501-like isoform X1 yields the protein MFHSEDIQSESGISQISTIKKDAFDCFSSPQEQTSNNTGYGKSHHCKNCLKSFIKESALKTHKCIHTGEKMYNCSECGKSFRDGGNLKRHQRIHTGEKPYQCPDCGKSFNQQSDLKRHQRIHTGEKPYHCSECGMSFRNSANLKMHQHVHTGNKPVYCPECGHKFSCSISLKRHQRIHTGEKMHHCSDCGKSFNRKTHLRIHQRLHTGEKPYHCSECGMSFNQQTRLRIHQRLHTGEKPYHCLECGMSFRENANLQIHQRLHTGEKPYHCSDCGKSFIRQAHLRIHRRIHTGEKPYRCSDCGMSFNQQTRLRIHQRLHTGEKTYHCSECGMSFRESANLQTHLRIHTGEKPYHCSECGKSFRESSTLKSHQRIHTGEKPYYCMECGMSFRESGTLRKHQRIHTGEKLYHCSECGMSFRASGNLRRHQRIHKQVQSAKDLVHEEEQAELSLD from the coding sequence ATGTTCCACTCAGAAGACATACAGTCTGAGAGTGGAATTTCCCAAATCTCCACTATTAAGAAAGACGCTTTTGATTGTTTTTCTTCTCCACAAGAacaaacctcaaataatacagGATATGGAAAATCTCACCACTGCAAAAACTGCTTAAAGAGTTTTATAAAAGAGAGTGCTCTTAAAACCCACAagtgcattcacactggagagaaaatgTATAACTGCTCAGAGTGTGGCAAGAGTTTTAGAGATGGTGGAAACCtgaaaagacaccagcgcattcacaccggagagaaaccgtatcagtgcccagactgtggaaagagttttaatcaacagagtgacCTCAAaaggcaccagcgcattcacactggtgaaaaaccgtatcactgctcagagtgtgggatgagttttaGAAACAGTGCTAACCTCAAAATGCATCAGCACGTTCACACCGGAAATAAACCTGTTTACTGTCCAGAGTGTGGACATAAGTTCAGTTGTAGTATTAGTCtgaaaagacaccagcgcattcacactggtgaAAAAatgcatcactgctcagactgcggaaAGAGTTTCAATCGAAAAACTCACCTCCGAATTCACCAGCgccttcacactggagagaaaccgtatcactgctccgaaTGTGGGATGAGTTTTAACCAACAGACTCGTCTCCGAATTCACCAGCGCCTTCACACTGgtgaaaaaccgtatcactgcttggagtgtgggatgagttttaGAGAAAATGCTAACCTTCAGATACACCAGCGCCTTCATACGGgcgagaaaccgtatcactgctcagactgtggaaagagttttattcGCCAGGCTCATCTCCGAATACACCgccgcattcacactggagagaaaccgtatcgttGTTCGGATTGTGGTatgagttttaatcaacagaccCGCCTTCGTATTCACCAGCGtcttcacactggagaaaaaacgtatcactgctcagagtgtgggatgaGTTTCAGAGAGAGCGCTAACCTCCAAACACATCttcgcattcacaccggagagaaaccgtatcactgctcagagtgcggaAAGAGTTTTAGAGAGAGTAGCACTCTCAAATCACATCAGaggattcacactggagagaaaccgtattattgcATGGAGTGCGGGATGAGTTTTAGAGAGAGTGGTACCCTtagaaaacaccagcgcattcacactggagagaaactgtatcactgctcagagtgcgggatgAGTTTTAGAGCAAGCGGTAACCTcagaagacaccagcgcattcacaaaCAAGTTCAATCTGCGAAAGATTTGGTTCATGAGGAAGAACAAGCAGAGCTGAGTTTAGATTGA
- the LOC111188256 gene encoding zinc finger protein OZF-like isoform X2, with protein sequence MNCEHPNERHQEEHIAMLSSEEMQCESVVSESSGSQRTPSLPLNSNNVPGGQKQNRMGKMKIHLCPDCGKTFTSPSLLQRHQRVHTGEKPYQCSDCEMCFNRMGTLKKHQLLHTGEKPYRCLDCGKSFRQSGALKTHQRVHTGEKPYQCLDCGKSFRKCDTLSAHQRIHTGEKPFQCQECEMSFNRHSTLKRHRLIHTGEKPFYCSDCGKRFRENGALKTHQLIHSGEKPFQCLVCGKSFRESGALKTHQRSHTGEKPYQCLVCGKSFTAPSLLQRHLRVHTGEKPFQCPDCGKSFNQQGHLQLHQHVHTGDKPYHCSECWKGFVRQNDLQLHLRVHTGERPHHCSECGKSFIRRTDLQLHQRVHTGEKPYHCSECGKSFTAPSIFQRHLRIHTGDKPHHCSECGNSFRLSKLKTHKCVKKEAKP encoded by the coding sequence ATGAATTGCGAACACCCAAACGAACGTCACCAAGAAGAACATATTGCAATGCTTTCATCAGAAGAGATGCAGTGCGAGAGTGTGGTTTCTGAAAGCTCCGGTTCCCAGCGAACACCCTCTTTACCTCTCAACAGTAATAATGTACCTGGTGGACAAAAGCAAAACCGTATGGGGAAAATGAAAATCCATCTCTGCCCAGATTGTGGAAAGACTTTCACGTCCCCGAGTCTTCTCCAGAgacaccagcgtgttcacaccggagagaaaccgtatcagtgctcggaCTGCGAGATGTGTTTTAATCGAATGGGAactcttaaaaaacaccagctgcttcacactggagagaaaccgtatcggtgtttagactgcgggaagagttttcgACAGAGTGGTGCCCTCAAAACGCACCaacgcgttcacactggagagaaaccgtatcagtgcttaGATTGTGGGAAGAGCTTTAGAAAGTGCGATACTTTATCAGCACACCAgcgaattcataccggagagaaaccgtttcaatgCCAAGAGTGCGAAATGAGTTTTAATCGGCATAGTACTCTCAAAAGACACcggctcattcacactggagagaaaccgttttatTGTTCAGACTGCGGCAAACGCTTCAGAGAAAACGGCGCCCTAAAAACTCACCAGCTCATTCACTCTGGAGAGAAACCCTTTCAGTGTTTGGTATGCGGTAAGAGTTTTCGAGAAAGTGGTGCCCTGAAAACGCACCAACGCagtcacactggagagaaaccgtatcagtgcttaGTGTGCGGAAAGAGTTTTACCGCACCGAGTCTTCTCCAGAGACATCtacgcgttcacactggagagaaaccgtttcaatgCCCAGATTGTGGCAAGAGTTTCAACCAACAGGGTCACCTCCAGCTCCACCAGCACGTTCACACTGGAgataaaccgtatcactgctcagagtgttgGAAGGGTTTCGTTCGGCAGAACGATCTCCAACTCCACCTCCGCGTTCACACCGGAGAAAGACCACATCACTGCTCCGAatgcgggaagagttttattcgACGGACTGACCTCCAActccaccagcgcgttcacactggagagaaaccgtatcactgctccgagtgtgggaagagttttactgcaccAAGTATTTTCCAGAGACACttacgcattcacacaggagataaaccacatcactgttcagagtgtgggaaCAGCTTCCGACTGTCCAAACTGAAGACACACAAATGCGTAAAGAAAGAGGCAAAACCTTAA
- the LOC125790030 gene encoding NACHT, LRR and PYD domains-containing protein 12-like — translation MEEHPVFSSGREEHSCLSVMSDQSLPESPGFSTEGEEPSFPSEDNDQIIVDHPGFCSEVVEPSCVSEKSDQVMKIFSGFSCGAKPTDNGQCSTKIDKPINTEVDGTEDHLPESYQPEDDVLYRILDRHKTSLKEKCEGFFERLKTQNDKTLLNVTSTQLYIIEGRNGAVHEELEVLQMGNAFRKHEQDTQMNCSDIFKHEQGLKAEMIEDVKDQRKRRLRLKENMKAVFKLKERHKERKEGKGPSLPKLKTALTKGIAGIGKTVSVQKFVLDWAEGKANHDVDFMFVLSFRELNLIKDNQYSLHKLLCAFHPELKDLDPKIYVVFKSVFILDGLDESRIPLNFSQCEKVSDITTTSSLGVLITSLIKGELLPSALLWITSRPSAANQIPPQYINRLTEIQGFSDLQKEEYFRKRISDQDQVQKIIFHIKTARNLKIMCHIPVFCWISSTVLQRIMEQDSDTEIPKTLTEMYSHFLLTQINRKKETIEDKDEEDPEKPELESNRTMLLKLAELAFKQLMKGNVIFYEEDLRESSIDLTEASVYSGMFWEIFREECGIHQSKVYSFIHLSFQEFLAAVYVFHCYENKNIDVLQPFLDANCHIYEVPDSEGYENYQQRDHLGIVSLDGLLKRAVDKAVASPNGHLDLFLRFLLGISLESNQILLKDLLTLIHSSSEETTEYIKKLIKGDANHSLSTEKSICLFLCLSEMKDESLARKIQECIRSEGHSEEKLSAGQCSALAFEILISDEVLDELDLKKYNTSVENYRRLIPAVTVCRKALLGSCGLTEDSLKVLCSALQNANSSLKELDLSNSDLQDSGVELISTELKNSHCKLETLRLAHCKLGGKACENLGSALQSVNSPLKDLDLSNNDLQDSGVELLSAGLKSSHCKLQTLRLALCNLGGKACKHLGSALQSVTSSLKMLDLSNNDLKDPGVELLSTGLKSSHCKLETLRLCFCNLGDKACEILALTIQSVNCTLKDLDLSNNDLQDSGVELISAGLRSSLFTLEILRLSGCMATYEGCSSLASALKSNSSYLRELDLTYNHPGESGVKLLSELLEDPQCKLEKLHVEHSGRMRIIHGLKKYSCRLTLDPNTAHPRLSLSEENRKVHRVEEQIWYLDNSERFKHWEQVLSVESLTGRCYWEVEWSEGGVYVAVSYRGISRDGDSGISGFGLNNQSWSLYCSDKKFTFRHSGKESVALPLRSRSRCRRVGVYLDWPAGTLSFYSISPNTHTLTHLHTLYTTFSEPLHAGFRVDYGSSVWICDIE, via the exons ATGGAGGAACATCCTGTATTCAGCAGTGGGAGAGAAGAACACAGCTGTTTATCAGTGATGAGTGACCAGTCCTTACCTGAGTCTCCTGGTTTCAGCACTGAAGGAGAGGAACCCAGTTTTCCATCTGAAGACAACGATCAGATCATTGTGGATCATCCAGGTTTCTGCAGTGAAGTTGtggaacccagctgtgtgtctgaGAAGAGTGATCAGGTCATGAAGATCTTTTCAGGTTTCAGCTGTGGAGCTAAACCAACCGATAATGG GCAGTGCTCCACGAAGATAGATAAACCGATAAACACTGAGGTGGACGGAACTGAAGACCATTTGCCAGAATCCTACCAACCAGAAGATGATGTTCTGTACAGAATATTAGACAGACACAAAACCAGCTTGAAGGAAAAGTGTGAGGGCTTTTTTGAACGATTAAAAACACAAAACGATAAAACCCTTCTAAATGTGACTTCTACACAACTCTACATCATAGAAGGCAGGAATGGAGCGGTACATGAAGAGCTTGAAGTTTTACAGATGGGGAATGCTTTCAGAAAACATGAACAAGACACTCAAATGAACTGTTCAGATATCTTTAAACATGAGCAAGGTCTTAAAGCCGAAATGATCGAGGACGTCAAAGATCAGAGAAAGAGAAGATTGAGGCTGAAAGAGAATATGAAAGCTGTATTTAAACTGAAAGAAAGgcacaaagaaagaaaagaaggtaAAGGACCATCACTGCCAAAGCTCAAAACTGCACTGACGAAAGGCAtcgctggaattggaaaaactgtctctgtgcagaagttcgttctggactgggctgaaggaaaagccaatcatgatgtagatttcatgtttgtTCTCTCTTTCCGGGAGCTGAACCTGATTAAAGATAATCAGTACAGTCTTCACAAACTTCTCTGTGCCTTCCACCCTGAACTCAAAGATCTGGACCCGAAGATCTACGTTGTTTTCAAATCCGTGTTCATacttgatggtctggatgaaagcagaattccacTGAACTTTTCACAATGTGAGAAAGTTTCTGACATAACCACAACATCATCATTGGGTGTGTTGATTACAAGCCTCATTAAAGGAGAGTTGCTTCCTTCTGCTCTACTCTGGATTACATCCCGACcatcagcagccaatcagatccctcctcaGTACATCAATCGCTTGACAGAAATTCAGGGATTCAGTGACCtacagaaggaggagtacttcaggaagagaatCAGTGACCAAGACCAAGTCCAGAAAATCATCTTCCACATTAAGACGGCGAGGAACCTCAAAATCATGTGCCACATtcccgtcttctgctggatctcatcCACTGTGCTCCAGAGAATCATGGAACAAGACAGTGAtacagaaatccctaaaactcTGACTGAAATGTACTCCCACTTCCTGCTTACTCAGATCAACAGGAAGAAGGAGACAATTGAGGACAAAGATGAGGAAGATCCAGAGAAACCGGAACTGGAAAGCAACAGAACCATGCTTCTGAAACTGGCTGAACTGGCTTTCAAACAACTGATGAAGGGAAACGTGATTTTTTATGAAGAGGACCTAAGAGAGAGCAGCATTGACCTTACTGAGGCCTCAGTGTATTCTGGCATGTTCTGGGAGATATTTAGAGAGGAGTGTGGTATTCACCAGAGCAAGGTCTACAGCTTCAttcatctgagctttcaggagtttctggctgcagTTTATGTGTTTCACTGCTATGAGAACAAGAACATCGATGTTCTGCAGCCTTTCCTTGATGCTAATTGCCATATATACGAGGTACCCGACAGTGAGGGTTATGAAAATTATCAGCAAAGAGATCATTTAGGGATCGTCTCATTGGATGGGCTACTGAAGAGAGCAGTGGATAAAGCTGTAGCGAGTCCAAATGGACATCTGGAtcttttcctccgtttcctgCTGGGAATCTCACTGGAGTCAAATCAGATTCTTCTAAAGGATCTCCTGACCCTCATACACAGCAGCTCAGAAGAAACCACAGAGTACATCAAGAAACTCATCAAAGGAGATGCTAATCATTCTCTCTCCACTGAGAAATccatctgtctttttctctgtctgtctgaaatGAAGGACGAGTCTCTCGCCAGAAAGATTCAGGAGTGTATAAGATCAGAGGGACACTCAGAAGAAAAGCTCTCCGCTGGACAGTGTTCTGCACTAGCCTTTGAGATCCTGATCTCAGATGAGGTTCTGGATGAGCTAGATCTGAAGAAGTACAACACATCAGTGGAGAATTACAGGAGACTGATCCCAGCTGTGACCGTCTGCAGAAAAGCCCT ACTAGGTAGCTGTGGTCTCACTGAAGACTCCTTGAAAGTTCTCTGCTCTGCCCTACAAAATgcaaactcctccctgaaagagctggacctcagtaacagtGATctacaggattcaggagtggagctgatCTCCACTGAACTAAAgaattcacactgtaaactggagactcTCAG ACTTGCTCATTGTAAACTTGGGGGGAAAGCTTGTGAAAATCTGGGATCAGCTCTTCAGTCAGTAAACTCTCCACTGAAAGATCTGGATCTCAGTaataatgacctgcaggattcaggagtggagctgctctctgctggactgaagagttcacactgtaaactgcagacactCAG ACTAGCTCTCTGTAATCTTGGTGGGAAAGCTTGTAAACATCTGGGATCAGCTCTTCAATCAGTAACATCATCTCTGAAGATGCTGGACCTCAGCAACAATGACCTGAAGGAcccaggagtggagctgctctctactggactgaagagttcacactgtaaactagaGACACTCAG ATTGTGTTTCTGTAATCTTGGGGACAAAGCTTGCGAAATTCTGGCATTAACTATACAGTCAGTAAACTGTACCTTGAAAGAtttggacctcagtaacaatgacctgcaggattcaggagtggagctgatCTCTGCTGGACTAAGGAGTTCACTTTTTacactggagatactcag ATTGTCTGGTTGTATGGCCACATATGAAGgatgttcttctctggcttcagctctgaaatcaaactcTTCCTACCTGAGAGAACTGGACCTGACCTACAATCACCCAGGAGAGTCTGGAGTGAAGCTTCTGTCTGAGCTACTGGAGGATCCTCaatgtaaactggagaaactaca TGTGGAGCACAGTGGAAGGATGAGAATAATACATGGATTGAAGAAAT ATTCCTGTAGACTCACTCTTGACCCGAACACAGCACACCCTCGCCTCTCTCTGTCTGAGGAGAATCGTAAAGTGCATCGTGTGGAAGAGCAGATCTGGTATCTGGATAATTCTGAGAGGTTTAAACACTGGGAGCAGGTTCTGAGTGTGGAGAGCCtgactggacgctgttactgggaggtggAGTGGAGCGAGGGTGGAGTGTACGTAGCCGTGTCCTACAGAGGGATTAGCAGGGATGGAGACAGTGGGATCAGTGGGTTTGGACTCAATAATCAGTCCTGGAGTCTTTACTGCTCTGATAAGAAGTTCACCTTCAGACACAGCGGAAAGGAAAGCGTTGCACTGCCGTTACGGTCTCGCTCTCGCTGCCGTAGAGTAGGAGTGTATCTGGACTGGCCTGctggaactctgtccttctacagcatctcacccaacacacacaccctgacccacctacacacactctacaccaccTTCAGCGAGCCTCTCCATGCTGGATTTAGAGTCGATTATGGATCTTCAGTCTGGATCTGTGACATTGAATAG